One Mesorhizobium loti genomic window carries:
- a CDS encoding Inosine/uridine-preferring nucleoside hydrolase — protein sequence MTIATPILFDCDPGHDDAIALVMAHRSPAIELLGVTTTCGNAEVEKTTANALRILEYIGAGDVPVAQGCHRPLARPLVLGTADGPSGLEGSPYLPQATIKPVDQHAVDFLADKLRASPEPILVVATGPLSNIGLMILKHRDVLPKIKELIWMGGVFYRKSEIITPTEFNAFCDPEALKIVLDSGVPILMVGLDVTMQVLIEAPQYAELATIDTPLGKLVNDWLLFYEKLHRNSMGVGGAMHDPLALALAIDPTLVRTRPAHIGVDLSGTYAFGATVADFWSERGEKDNARIAHEVDADRFFKLMFDLLRD from the coding sequence ATGACCATTGCAACTCCCATCCTGTTCGACTGCGACCCCGGCCATGACGACGCCATCGCGCTGGTCATGGCGCATCGCTCGCCGGCTATCGAATTGCTCGGCGTCACCACCACTTGCGGCAATGCCGAGGTCGAGAAGACGACGGCCAATGCGCTGCGCATCCTGGAGTATATCGGCGCCGGCGACGTGCCGGTCGCGCAAGGCTGTCACCGCCCGCTGGCGCGGCCGCTGGTGCTTGGCACCGCCGACGGTCCGAGCGGCCTCGAAGGCTCGCCCTATCTGCCGCAGGCGACGATCAAGCCGGTCGACCAGCACGCCGTCGATTTCCTGGCCGACAAGCTGCGCGCCTCGCCGGAACCGATCCTGGTCGTCGCCACCGGCCCGCTGTCCAATATCGGCCTGATGATCCTCAAGCATCGCGACGTGCTGCCCAAGATCAAGGAATTGATCTGGATGGGCGGCGTGTTCTACCGCAAGAGCGAGATCATCACGCCGACGGAGTTCAACGCCTTCTGCGACCCGGAGGCGCTGAAGATCGTGCTGGACAGCGGCGTGCCGATCCTGATGGTCGGCCTCGATGTCACCATGCAGGTGCTGATCGAGGCGCCGCAATATGCCGAGCTGGCGACGATCGACACGCCGCTCGGCAAACTGGTCAACGACTGGCTGCTGTTCTACGAGAAGCTGCACCGCAACTCGATGGGCGTCGGCGGCGCCATGCACGATCCGCTGGCACTGGCGCTGGCCATCGACCCGACGCTGGTGCGCACGCGTCCGGCCCATATCGGCGTCGATTTGTCCGGCACCTATGCGTTCGGCGCGACGGTCGCCGATTTCTGGAGCGAGCGCGGCGAGAAGGACAATGCCCGTATCGCCCATGAGGTCGATGCGGACCGTTTCTTCAAGCTGATGTTCGACCTGCTGCGGGATTAA
- a CDS encoding Inosine/uridine-preferring nucleoside hydrolase translates to MERIILDVDSAGDDILAVLFAAANPNIRLEGVTTVTGAAGPIEQVTNVVLNTLTLAGRDDVPVHAGAWRPIVGNAKADMEAPVHFEKRLVARFGDRLKKFNPPAPPPVRPATPGHAVDFIIETVMANPGEITLVTTGPLTNAAMALLQEPRLTGALKRLLVLGGNFQTPGNITPLSEYNIWADPEASRIVLNADVEKILVPLDICEDNRVAASMLTRDDIADMHAVARKNAVFDMIADSFPIYIDIWREFFDLVGFPMDDVITVALAFDPSLATMTEPLFVDVVLDGRLARGQTVAHRGRQLLPGGGPKTTRICTDLDGRRFLNIFKQTIARYEQAA, encoded by the coding sequence ATGGAACGCATAATCCTCGACGTGGATTCTGCCGGCGACGACATTCTCGCCGTGCTGTTTGCCGCGGCGAACCCGAATATCCGGCTCGAAGGCGTCACCACCGTGACCGGTGCGGCAGGCCCGATCGAACAGGTCACCAATGTCGTGCTCAACACGCTGACGCTGGCCGGGCGCGACGACGTTCCGGTCCATGCCGGCGCCTGGCGGCCGATCGTCGGCAACGCCAAGGCCGACATGGAAGCGCCGGTGCATTTCGAGAAGCGGCTGGTTGCCCGCTTCGGCGACCGGCTGAAGAAATTCAACCCGCCGGCGCCGCCGCCCGTCCGCCCGGCAACGCCGGGGCACGCGGTCGATTTCATCATCGAGACAGTCATGGCCAATCCCGGCGAGATCACGCTGGTGACGACGGGGCCGCTGACCAATGCGGCGATGGCGCTGCTTCAGGAGCCGCGCCTGACGGGCGCGTTGAAGCGGCTCTTGGTGCTTGGCGGCAATTTCCAGACACCCGGCAACATCACGCCGCTGTCGGAATACAACATCTGGGCCGACCCCGAAGCTTCACGCATCGTGCTCAACGCCGATGTCGAGAAGATCCTGGTACCGCTCGACATCTGCGAGGACAACCGCGTCGCCGCCTCGATGCTGACGCGCGATGACATCGCCGACATGCATGCCGTTGCCCGCAAGAACGCCGTCTTCGACATGATCGCCGACAGCTTCCCGATCTACATCGATATCTGGCGCGAGTTCTTCGACCTCGTCGGCTTCCCGATGGACGACGTCATCACCGTGGCTTTGGCCTTCGACCCCAGCCTCGCCACGATGACCGAACCGCTCTTCGTCGATGTCGTGCTGGACGGGCGTCTCGCGCGCGGACAGACGGTTGCCCATCGCGGCCGGCAATTGCTGCCCGGCGGCGGGCCTAAGACCACGCGCATCTGCACCGATCTCGACGGCCGCCGCTTCCTGAACATCTTCAAGCAAACCATCGCGCGCTACGAACAAGCCGCGTGA
- a CDS encoding inner-membrane translocator, with amino-acid sequence MEILDKLINVALIAATLRTTAPILLVALGGSFTTKAGIFNIGLEGQMLAGAFFAVIGSIWTGSAFAGVACGVAAALAFALAFAVLVVTFRANEVVVGLALNILAGGMTISLMKAIFGTRGSIVGHGIVGLPKVQIPGAQALLGSWAPLISGFTPIVYVAFIAVPLLVLFYNRTRLGLYIRVVGEKPEAAEALGISITRVRYIASLLSGLLAGLAGAHLSLGYITMFTENMSSGRGFMAVAILIFSNGDPLKVLAGCLLFGFADAFSLRLQTFGFPSYLVLTVPYVVALTALFALSYRARPKIIKETLASMQKLLSVDRNSAPVDKNP; translated from the coding sequence ATGGAAATTCTAGACAAGCTCATCAACGTCGCGCTGATCGCCGCGACGCTTCGCACCACCGCGCCGATCCTGCTGGTGGCGCTCGGCGGGTCGTTCACCACCAAGGCTGGCATCTTCAACATCGGCCTCGAAGGACAGATGCTGGCCGGCGCCTTCTTCGCTGTCATCGGCTCGATCTGGACAGGTTCGGCATTCGCGGGGGTCGCCTGCGGCGTCGCCGCGGCCCTTGCCTTCGCGCTTGCCTTTGCCGTGCTGGTGGTGACGTTCCGGGCCAACGAAGTTGTCGTCGGGCTGGCGCTCAACATCCTTGCCGGCGGCATGACGATCTCGTTGATGAAAGCGATTTTCGGCACACGCGGATCGATCGTCGGTCACGGCATTGTCGGCCTGCCCAAGGTGCAGATACCCGGCGCCCAGGCGCTGCTCGGGTCATGGGCGCCGCTGATCTCGGGCTTCACGCCGATTGTCTACGTCGCCTTCATCGCCGTGCCGCTGCTGGTGCTGTTCTACAACCGCACCCGGCTTGGGCTCTATATCCGCGTCGTCGGCGAAAAGCCCGAAGCCGCGGAAGCACTCGGCATTTCGATCACCCGCGTCCGCTACATCGCCTCGCTGCTGAGCGGATTGCTGGCGGGGCTGGCCGGCGCGCATCTGTCGCTCGGCTACATCACCATGTTCACCGAGAACATGTCCTCGGGCCGCGGTTTCATGGCGGTGGCCATCCTGATCTTCTCCAATGGCGATCCGCTGAAGGTGCTGGCCGGTTGCCTTTTGTTCGGCTTCGCCGATGCCTTCTCGCTGCGCCTGCAGACCTTCGGTTTCCCGTCCTATCTGGTTCTCACCGTGCCCTATGTCGTCGCGCTGACGGCGCTGTTCGCACTGTCCTACCGGGCACGGCCGAAAATCATCAAGGAGACGCTGGCCTCGATGCAGAAACTTCTGTCGGTGGACAGGAACAGCGCCCCGGTCGACAAAAATCCCTAG
- a CDS encoding inner-membrane translocator codes for MMSDRLRAFSGQIIAVGVALLLGAIIILLVGESPIHVLMTLLRGAFGDQEKIAGTLLQTTPILICGVAACIGLRGGMFNVGIEGQLFLGGFAAAWVGFSFSLPAGIHMLAALALAVVAGAAWVAIPAFFRARYNTNEVVSTILSNYIAVLLTSYFTIFLFKRPGGWSETPPILATAYLPEIFSFSRLNWGLFIGLALAVGVALIFRYTSWGYGVTMVGSAPKFAEYGGVNVKRQGFVVLLLSGAVGGLAGGVETLGVHHRFMEGFAPGFGFDGLIAALLANGSPVATIVTALFFGALRSGSLLLEVDTSASREIITVIQALIILSVSAQVLIKRRGDSQAGERRWKF; via the coding sequence ATGATGAGCGACCGTTTGCGCGCCTTTTCCGGCCAGATCATCGCCGTCGGCGTAGCCTTGCTCTTGGGGGCGATCATCATCCTCCTGGTCGGCGAAAGTCCGATCCATGTCTTGATGACGCTGCTGCGCGGCGCCTTTGGCGACCAGGAAAAGATTGCCGGCACGCTGCTGCAGACGACGCCGATCCTGATCTGCGGCGTCGCCGCCTGCATCGGCCTGCGCGGCGGCATGTTCAATGTCGGCATCGAGGGTCAGCTGTTCCTCGGCGGTTTTGCCGCCGCCTGGGTCGGCTTCAGCTTTTCCCTGCCCGCTGGCATCCATATGCTGGCGGCGCTGGCGCTCGCGGTCGTCGCGGGTGCTGCCTGGGTTGCCATCCCCGCCTTTTTCCGCGCCCGATACAACACCAACGAGGTCGTCTCGACGATCCTGTCGAACTACATCGCGGTGCTGCTCACCTCCTACTTCACCATCTTCCTGTTCAAACGGCCCGGCGGCTGGTCGGAGACGCCGCCGATCCTGGCGACGGCCTATCTGCCCGAGATTTTTTCCTTCTCGCGGCTGAACTGGGGGCTGTTCATCGGCCTGGCGCTGGCGGTCGGCGTCGCGCTGATCTTCCGCTACACCAGCTGGGGCTATGGCGTGACCATGGTCGGCTCGGCGCCGAAATTCGCCGAATATGGCGGCGTCAACGTGAAACGGCAGGGCTTTGTCGTGCTGCTGCTTTCAGGTGCCGTCGGCGGCCTCGCCGGCGGCGTCGAGACGCTCGGCGTGCATCACCGTTTCATGGAGGGCTTTGCTCCCGGCTTCGGCTTCGACGGGCTGATCGCCGCCCTGCTCGCCAATGGCTCGCCGGTTGCCACCATCGTCACGGCGCTGTTCTTCGGCGCGCTTCGCAGCGGGTCGCTGCTGCTCGAGGTCGACACCAGCGCCTCGCGCGAAATCATCACCGTCATCCAGGCGCTGATCATCCTTAGCGTCTCGGCGCAGGTCCTGATCAAACGCCGCGGCGACAGCCAGGCGGGGGAGCGGCGATGGAAATTCTAG
- a CDS encoding ABC transporter, with protein sequence MAVELTGITKRFGAFVANDGIDLAVRRGEIHAIIGENGAGKTTLMNILFGLLQPDEGSIRLNGEAIVVADPAAAIKAGLGMVHQHFKLVPSLSVADNVFLGMEIRRHGLIDHAAQIARTEELSKRFGLHVDPTERVGLLSVGIEQRIEILKVLVRGARTIILDEPTAVLTPQESRELFQTLRSFVAEGMTVIFISHHLEEVMEVSDTVTVLRNGKKVATRPTSELNKDELVRMMVGREVSFDRRPRVALQGDVVLQVKDLWARDDRRLPALRNVSFTVRSGEVVGIAGVAGNGQTELAEVLSGLRPASHGEAWLKGQDLTTLSPAAIREAGLAHVPGDRMVRGVDRNASIAANTLMGRQHRAPWSRNGVLDWKAIGGNAGALIKSFDIRAQGAGDAVKRLSGGNIQKVVLAREFTNGADFLLIDQPTRGVDIGAQEAIHDEIMRQRAAGRAILLISVQLDELAALADRILVMFNGRIMGEVAGDDADEDRIGMMMAGVSPQLEPA encoded by the coding sequence ATGGCCGTCGAGTTGACAGGCATCACCAAGCGTTTTGGCGCCTTTGTTGCCAATGACGGCATCGACCTTGCCGTGCGCCGGGGCGAAATCCACGCCATTATCGGCGAGAACGGCGCCGGCAAGACGACGCTGATGAACATCCTGTTCGGCCTCCTCCAGCCGGACGAAGGCTCGATCCGGCTGAATGGCGAAGCGATAGTGGTCGCCGACCCGGCCGCCGCCATCAAGGCAGGGCTCGGCATGGTGCACCAGCACTTCAAGCTGGTGCCTTCGCTATCGGTCGCCGACAATGTCTTTCTCGGCATGGAGATCCGTCGTCACGGGCTGATCGACCATGCCGCGCAGATCGCGCGCACTGAGGAATTGTCGAAGCGTTTCGGGCTGCATGTCGATCCGACCGAGCGCGTCGGCCTGCTCTCGGTCGGCATCGAGCAGCGCATCGAAATCCTGAAAGTTCTGGTGCGCGGCGCCCGCACCATCATCCTCGACGAGCCGACCGCCGTGCTGACGCCGCAGGAAAGCCGCGAACTGTTCCAGACACTGCGCAGCTTCGTGGCCGAGGGCATGACCGTGATCTTCATCTCGCATCATCTGGAAGAGGTGATGGAGGTGTCCGACACGGTGACGGTGCTGCGCAACGGCAAGAAGGTGGCGACCCGCCCGACGTCGGAACTCAACAAGGACGAGTTGGTGCGCATGATGGTTGGCCGCGAAGTCAGTTTCGACCGGCGGCCACGCGTGGCGCTGCAGGGTGACGTGGTCCTTCAGGTCAAGGATCTGTGGGCGCGGGATGATCGCCGTCTGCCGGCTCTTCGCAACGTCAGTTTCACTGTCCGCTCCGGCGAAGTGGTGGGAATTGCGGGCGTCGCTGGCAATGGGCAGACGGAACTGGCGGAAGTGCTTTCGGGCCTGAGGCCGGCAAGCCATGGCGAAGCCTGGCTGAAAGGCCAGGACCTCACCACCCTCTCGCCCGCCGCGATCCGCGAAGCCGGCCTTGCCCATGTCCCTGGCGATCGCATGGTGCGCGGGGTCGATCGCAATGCGTCGATCGCGGCAAACACGCTGATGGGCCGCCAGCACCGCGCGCCGTGGAGCCGCAACGGTGTGCTCGACTGGAAGGCGATCGGCGGAAATGCCGGAGCGCTGATCAAGAGCTTCGACATTCGTGCGCAAGGAGCGGGCGATGCCGTCAAGCGGCTTTCCGGCGGCAATATCCAGAAGGTCGTGCTGGCGCGCGAATTCACCAATGGCGCCGACTTCCTGCTGATCGACCAGCCGACGCGCGGCGTTGATATCGGCGCCCAGGAGGCCATCCATGACGAGATCATGCGCCAGCGCGCGGCCGGCCGGGCCATCCTCTTGATTTCCGTGCAGCTCGACGAACTGGCGGCGCTCGCCGACCGCATCCTGGTGATGTTCAACGGGCGGATCATGGGCGAAGTCGCCGGCGACGATGCCGACGAAGACAGGATCGGCATGATGATGGCGGGTGTTTCGCCGCAGCTGGAGCCCGCATGA
- a CDS encoding basic membrane lipoprotein, whose amino-acid sequence MTRALKSLFMAGTMLAVSLGSAAAQTKVSVAAISGYFAQGFGVSIVNGLNKAKADFGIDLKLVDTGNRALDYQEQFENLAKGKQYDLIFVMGWELVDSLQKVSKEYPDQRFVFIDGVLDNPKMIYANFAEEQGSFVAGALASMIEAKGSEFPKIGDGKAIGFVGGRDIPVIRNFLGGYEQGAKYAAPDVKVNSVFAGTFDDPAKGSELAQALYGQGSDIVYNVAGPTGEGVMQASAAADKYSIGVDIDMCGTAPGNVLGSMLKRGDIAVYTLIKDEVGGNKVTAGTRTFDLASGGVEFKVCDDIAPKIPADVTTKLDEIKKGILDGKIVIAKAK is encoded by the coding sequence ATGACAAGGGCGCTCAAGAGTTTGTTTATGGCCGGCACGATGCTGGCTGTTTCGTTGGGATCGGCCGCCGCACAGACCAAGGTTTCGGTGGCCGCCATCTCTGGATATTTCGCACAGGGCTTTGGCGTTTCGATCGTCAACGGCCTCAACAAGGCCAAGGCTGATTTCGGCATCGATCTCAAGCTGGTCGACACCGGCAATCGCGCTTTGGACTATCAGGAGCAGTTCGAGAACCTCGCCAAGGGCAAGCAGTACGACCTCATCTTCGTAATGGGTTGGGAACTGGTGGATTCGCTGCAGAAGGTCAGCAAGGAATACCCCGACCAGCGCTTCGTCTTCATCGATGGCGTGCTCGACAATCCCAAGATGATCTATGCCAATTTCGCCGAGGAACAGGGCTCCTTCGTCGCCGGCGCGCTGGCCAGCATGATCGAGGCCAAGGGCAGCGAATTTCCCAAGATCGGCGACGGCAAGGCAATCGGCTTCGTCGGCGGCCGCGACATCCCGGTCATCCGCAACTTCCTCGGCGGCTACGAGCAGGGCGCCAAATACGCCGCGCCCGATGTGAAGGTGAACTCCGTCTTCGCCGGCACCTTCGATGATCCGGCCAAGGGCAGCGAGCTTGCCCAGGCGCTCTACGGCCAGGGCTCCGACATCGTCTACAACGTCGCCGGCCCGACCGGCGAAGGCGTGATGCAGGCAAGTGCCGCCGCCGACAAATATTCGATCGGCGTCGATATCGACATGTGCGGCACGGCTCCCGGAAATGTGCTCGGCAGCATGCTGAAGCGCGGCGACATCGCCGTCTACACGCTGATCAAGGACGAGGTCGGGGGCAACAAGGTCACCGCCGGCACCCGCACCTTCGACCTGGCGTCGGGCGGCGTCGAGTTCAAAGTCTGCGACGACATCGCGCCGAAGATCCCGGCCGACGTGACCACCAAGCTGGACGAGATCAAGAAGGGCATCCTCGACGGCAAGATCGTGATCGCCAAGGCGAAGTAA
- a CDS encoding peptide synthase: protein MPAVVVRKFLVQVEEIFHEGGPPAARPPKRGAIVAVIANPFAGRYVEEITGFMEDLKPLGLEMARRLIDAMGDGVAAVEGYGKGAIVGAAGELEHGALWHNPGGYAMRELLGDAKAIVPSTKKVGGPGTRIDIPITHINASYVRSHFDAIEIGVGDAPRSDEMAVILAMTTGARVHARVGGLAAADIKGEDGLR from the coding sequence ATGCCAGCTGTGGTGGTCAGGAAATTTCTGGTCCAGGTCGAAGAGATCTTCCATGAGGGCGGGCCGCCCGCAGCGCGTCCGCCCAAGCGCGGCGCGATCGTCGCCGTCATCGCCAACCCTTTTGCCGGACGCTACGTCGAGGAGATCACCGGCTTCATGGAGGATCTTAAACCGCTTGGCCTCGAAATGGCGCGGCGCCTGATAGACGCCATGGGCGATGGCGTCGCCGCCGTCGAAGGCTATGGCAAGGGCGCCATCGTCGGTGCCGCCGGCGAGCTTGAACACGGCGCGCTGTGGCACAATCCCGGCGGCTACGCGATGCGCGAACTTCTTGGCGACGCCAAGGCGATCGTGCCCTCGACCAAGAAGGTCGGCGGCCCCGGAACGCGCATCGACATTCCGATCACCCACATCAACGCCTCCTATGTGCGGAGCCATTTCGACGCGATCGAGATCGGCGTTGGCGATGCGCCGCGCAGCGACGAGATGGCGGTCATCCTGGCGATGACGACAGGTGCGCGCGTTCATGCGCGGGTCGGCGGCCTGGCTGCGGCCGACATCAAGGGCGAGGACGGATTGCGATGA
- a CDS encoding amidohydrolase codes for MPSDPKSSANTLIVRNIGLLLSGDLGQPILDADTIVVADGRISAIGKAGDVDGGNTATIIDAMGCAVAPGLIDNHAHPVAGDWTPRQNQIGWMDSTVHGGVTTIISAGEVHTPGRPRDLVGLKALAIAAQRTFSNFRPNGMKILAGAPILEHGLVEDDFRYLAEAGVTLIGEVGLGGVKDGPTGRQMIAWARKYGMTSMTHTGGPSLPGSGRIGADVVLEVDADIVAHVNGGPTALPEAEIRQICENGSRALEIVHNGNLRTGLFVLDLARQRGELSRVVLGTDSPAGSGVQPLGILRTLTMLASLGGIAPEVAFCLASGNTARVRGLADRGIIEVGRAADLIFIDQAMGGAGDGLLDSVALGNLPGIGMVVIDGEVRTGRSRNTPPALRVPEVRAA; via the coding sequence ATGCCGTCCGACCCCAAGTCGTCTGCCAACACGCTCATCGTCCGCAACATCGGCCTCCTTCTGAGCGGTGACCTCGGCCAGCCGATCCTCGATGCCGACACCATCGTCGTGGCCGACGGGCGCATATCAGCCATAGGCAAGGCCGGCGATGTCGACGGTGGCAACACGGCAACGATCATCGATGCGATGGGCTGCGCGGTCGCGCCAGGGCTTATCGACAACCATGCTCATCCGGTGGCCGGCGACTGGACGCCGCGGCAGAACCAGATCGGCTGGATGGATTCCACCGTGCATGGCGGCGTTACCACCATCATCTCGGCGGGCGAGGTCCACACGCCGGGACGCCCGCGCGACCTGGTCGGGCTGAAGGCGCTGGCGATCGCGGCGCAGCGGACCTTCTCCAACTTCCGTCCCAACGGCATGAAGATCCTGGCCGGCGCGCCCATCCTGGAGCACGGCCTGGTCGAGGATGATTTCCGCTATCTCGCCGAAGCCGGCGTGACACTCATCGGCGAGGTCGGGCTTGGCGGCGTCAAGGATGGTCCGACCGGCCGGCAGATGATCGCCTGGGCGCGCAAATACGGCATGACCTCGATGACTCATACGGGCGGTCCGTCCCTGCCCGGCTCCGGCCGCATCGGTGCCGATGTCGTGCTGGAGGTCGACGCCGATATCGTTGCCCACGTCAATGGCGGACCGACGGCACTTCCCGAAGCCGAAATCCGGCAGATCTGCGAGAACGGCTCGCGCGCGCTGGAAATCGTCCACAACGGCAATCTGCGCACCGGACTGTTCGTGCTCGATCTGGCGAGGCAGCGCGGCGAGCTTTCGCGCGTCGTCCTCGGCACCGACAGCCCGGCCGGATCCGGGGTCCAGCCGCTCGGCATTTTGAGGACGCTGACCATGCTGGCTTCGCTGGGCGGCATCGCGCCGGAAGTGGCGTTCTGCCTTGCCAGCGGCAACACGGCGCGTGTGCGCGGACTGGCTGATCGCGGCATCATCGAGGTCGGCCGTGCAGCCGATCTGATCTTCATCGACCAGGCGATGGGCGGTGCCGGCGACGGATTGCTCGACAGCGTGGCGCTCGGCAATCTGCCGGGCATCGGTATGGTCGTCATCGACGGCGAGGTGCGCACCGGCCGCAGCCGCAACACCCCGCCGGCTCTGCGAGTGCCAGAGGTCAGGGCCGCGTAG
- a CDS encoding MarR family transcriptional regulator — MTTEKKTEKSATSKQQRGNAEPLTREQVLERYAETGYALDQHPAHVIRKAHQRATLRFQQVMAGEDLSPTQFAALATILKHGEVSQNHLGRLTAMDPSTISIVMRKLLKHDLITRSASDTDQRLSMIALTEKGTEYTLERLARSVEVGRRFLSPLSPAEQATLLRLLKRINDDDPSNGDGGK; from the coding sequence TTGACGACCGAAAAGAAAACCGAGAAAAGCGCGACATCGAAGCAGCAACGCGGCAACGCGGAACCCCTGACCCGCGAGCAGGTTCTGGAGCGATACGCCGAGACCGGCTACGCGTTGGACCAGCACCCGGCACACGTCATCCGCAAGGCGCATCAGCGCGCGACGCTGCGTTTCCAGCAGGTCATGGCCGGCGAAGATCTGTCGCCGACCCAATTCGCGGCCCTTGCCACGATCCTCAAACATGGCGAGGTCTCGCAGAACCATCTCGGCCGGCTGACGGCGATGGATCCGTCGACCATCAGCATCGTCATGCGCAAGCTGCTGAAACACGACCTGATCACGCGCAGCGCTTCCGACACCGACCAGCGCCTGTCGATGATCGCGCTGACCGAGAAAGGGACCGAATACACGCTCGAGCGGCTCGCACGCAGCGTCGAGGTCGGGCGCCGCTTCCTGTCACCGCTTTCACCCGCCGAGCAGGCGACGCTGCTTCGCCTGCTCAAGCGCATCAATGACGACGATCCATCGAATGGCGACGGCGGCAAATAG
- a CDS encoding isochorismatase hydrolase, whose translation MAVDVFSSHRHDDAMRLDPQRAAIIVIDMVNEFCKPGGAMVLPGYETLVGPQLAVIEAARASGVPVIWVHDAHRPGMRREREWVKRTPHCLEGSWGPEIIEDLGARDDEIHVIKRRYSAFFQTDLDLTLKDMQIDQLVIFGVVTNICVRSTVHDAFFQGYEVVVPSDCCAATGPREQESSLYDIATHFGVVSDSADVVAALRDGTSLQPIEVAA comes from the coding sequence ATGGCCGTGGACGTTTTTTCCTCACATCGGCACGACGACGCGATGCGCCTTGATCCGCAGCGCGCGGCCATTATCGTCATCGACATGGTCAACGAGTTCTGCAAACCGGGCGGGGCCATGGTCCTGCCTGGATACGAGACGCTGGTCGGGCCGCAACTGGCCGTCATAGAGGCGGCCCGCGCGAGCGGCGTGCCGGTGATCTGGGTTCACGATGCGCACCGGCCGGGCATGCGCCGCGAGCGCGAATGGGTGAAGCGCACGCCACATTGCCTGGAAGGCAGCTGGGGACCGGAGATCATCGAAGATCTTGGCGCCCGCGATGACGAGATCCACGTCATCAAGCGGCGCTACTCGGCCTTCTTCCAGACCGACCTCGACCTGACACTGAAGGACATGCAGATCGACCAATTGGTCATCTTCGGCGTGGTCACCAACATCTGCGTGCGATCAACCGTCCACGACGCATTTTTCCAGGGCTATGAAGTGGTGGTGCCGAGCGATTGCTGCGCGGCGACGGGACCCCGCGAGCAGGAAAGCTCGCTCTACGACATAGCGACGCATTTCGGCGTGGTCAGCGATTCGGCTGATGTCGTCGCGGCGCTTCGCGACGGGACATCGCTGCAACCGATCGAAGTCGCGGCTTGA
- a CDS encoding NAD-dependent epimerase/dehydratase, producing the protein MLGIDTVAPVGGAWRQVTADLTDLGSTLQLVRDCDAVVHVAAIPRPTGRAGGEVFKTNVATAYNVVEAAATAGISRFIYASSFSVFGYPFFEKAVTPPYLPVDMNHPVGAQDPYGLSKWLGEEIVDAAVRRGAFSAVSIRMPWIQTAQSFFAGVGPRRATADSARDLWAYLDARDAGQGFLRALEWQGDGHLRVLLSAADTFMEEETEALVRRVYPGVARSRPIAGFGSVLDTVHARETLGFAPEHSWRSYRKPETKG; encoded by the coding sequence GTGCTGGGCATCGATACTGTGGCGCCGGTCGGGGGCGCATGGCGTCAGGTCACCGCCGACCTGACGGATCTGGGATCGACCCTGCAGCTGGTGCGCGATTGCGATGCCGTCGTGCATGTCGCGGCCATTCCGCGGCCGACCGGCCGGGCCGGCGGCGAGGTCTTCAAGACCAATGTCGCCACCGCCTACAATGTCGTCGAGGCCGCCGCCACGGCTGGCATCAGCCGCTTCATCTATGCCTCGTCCTTCAGCGTCTTCGGTTATCCCTTCTTCGAGAAGGCTGTCACCCCGCCCTATCTGCCGGTCGACATGAACCACCCGGTCGGCGCGCAGGACCCATACGGCCTGTCCAAATGGCTGGGCGAGGAAATCGTCGACGCGGCGGTGCGCCGCGGCGCCTTTTCGGCGGTCAGTATCCGCATGCCATGGATCCAGACCGCGCAATCCTTCTTCGCCGGCGTCGGTCCGCGCCGCGCCACCGCCGATAGCGCCCGCGACCTGTGGGCCTATCTCGATGCGCGCGATGCCGGGCAGGGTTTTCTACGGGCGCTCGAATGGCAAGGCGACGGCCATCTGCGCGTCCTGCTCAGCGCCGCCGACACCTTCATGGAGGAAGAGACCGAAGCGCTCGTTCGCCGGGTGTATCCAGGCGTCGCCCGGTCGCGGCCGATCGCCGGTTTCGGCTCCGTGCTCGATACGGTCCATGCGCGCGAGACGCTCGGCTTCGCGCCGGAGCATTCATGGCGTTCCTATCGAAAGCCGGAGACCAAGGGATGA